The following are from one region of the Stanieria cyanosphaera PCC 7437 genome:
- the lipB gene encoding lipoyl(octanoyl) transferase LipB, producing MTQQLNLNTTQNTRTCLLNNQGLVPYTVAWEYQHSLVEARINNPHLSDVLILLEHPPVYTLGKGASLNFLKFDPKQTNQELYRIERGGEVTYHCPGQLVAYPILNLRFYQADLHWYLRQLEEVVIRVLNRYQLKGYRIPGLTGVWLKGAKVAAIGIKVRRWITMHGFSLNVCPDLTGFHQIVPCGIDNKPVGSLAQFIPSLTVEQIKLDLIEIFAEVFQVKIIN from the coding sequence TTGACACAGCAACTAAATTTAAATACAACTCAAAACACTAGAACATGTTTACTTAATAATCAAGGCTTAGTTCCTTATACTGTTGCATGGGAGTATCAACATTCTTTAGTTGAAGCTAGAATTAATAATCCTCATTTGTCAGATGTGCTGATTTTACTAGAACATCCACCTGTCTATACTTTGGGGAAAGGTGCTAGTCTGAATTTTTTAAAATTTGACCCAAAACAAACTAATCAAGAATTATATAGAATTGAAAGAGGCGGAGAAGTAACTTATCATTGTCCTGGTCAATTAGTAGCTTATCCAATCTTAAATTTGCGCTTTTATCAAGCAGATTTGCATTGGTATCTTCGACAACTAGAAGAGGTAGTCATTCGGGTCTTAAATCGATATCAACTGAAAGGATACCGTATTCCTGGATTAACTGGAGTTTGGTTGAAAGGGGCAAAAGTTGCAGCCATTGGAATTAAAGTCCGCCGTTGGATTACCATGCATGGTTTCTCCCTGAATGTTTGTCCAGATTTGACTGGTTTCCATCAGATTGTTCCTTGTGGAATTGACAATAAACCTGTAGGCAGTTTGGCTCAGTTTATTCCTTCTCTTACTGTAGAACAAATTAAGCTAGATCTAATCGAAATTTTTGCTGAAGTTTTTCAAGTTAAGATCATTAATTAG
- the hpf gene encoding ribosome hibernation-promoting factor, HPF/YfiA family codes for MKLLIQGNNITVTDAINDYVHNKLEKAVKHYQNITTKVDVHLSVAKNARVNNKHKAEVTVYANGTVIRAQEGSENLYASIDMVSDKIARQLRKYKEKLLDQKTQTATKTGELVTEGTVANDLFSDRSPELPNEVVRMKYFSMPPMTIEEALQQLQLVDHDFYMFLNKDTNEINVIYVRNHGGYGVIQPRFNHEQNGKSG; via the coding sequence ATGAAGCTTTTGATCCAAGGCAACAACATTACGGTTACCGATGCAATTAATGACTATGTTCACAACAAATTAGAAAAAGCAGTTAAACATTATCAAAACATAACTACCAAAGTCGACGTACATCTTTCTGTCGCCAAAAACGCTCGTGTTAATAATAAACATAAAGCAGAAGTAACTGTATATGCTAATGGAACAGTAATTCGCGCTCAAGAAGGCAGTGAAAATCTGTATGCCAGCATTGATATGGTATCTGATAAAATTGCTCGTCAATTACGCAAATATAAAGAAAAATTACTTGACCAAAAAACCCAAACTGCTACTAAAACTGGTGAGTTAGTTACAGAAGGAACTGTTGCCAACGATTTATTTAGCGATCGCTCTCCTGAACTACCAAATGAAGTAGTCAGAATGAAATATTTTTCCATGCCACCGATGACTATTGAAGAAGCTTTACAACAACTACAATTAGTCGATCACGATTTCTATATGTTTCTCAACAAAGATACTAACGAAATTAATGTTATCTACGTCCGCAATCATGGTGGTTATGGTGTAATTCAACCTCGTTTTAACCACGAACAAAACGGCAAAAGCGGTTAG
- the rnc gene encoding ribonuclease III, translating into MVQDPRRQKELRKLIEKLGLPATSPVNWSLLDLALTHPSISSEKNYQQLEFVGDAVVRLAAAEILLETYPDEPVGEFAAIRSILVSDRILAELADYYGIERYLLLGTNATGNPIGRQSWLADAFEAVLGALYLSTQTMELVRPWLDDILKLKAEEIRCDPARQNYKDALQEWSQSKYKTLPQYQVQENQVSQSSQDRFIAEVWLNNSCLGKGEGRTKKLAQQAAAKEAFLAVIKQN; encoded by the coding sequence ATAGTGCAAGATCCTCGACGACAAAAAGAACTGCGTAAATTAATTGAAAAACTAGGTTTACCAGCTACTTCACCAGTTAACTGGTCATTATTAGATTTAGCTTTAACTCATCCCAGTATTTCTTCAGAAAAAAATTATCAACAATTAGAATTTGTTGGCGATGCAGTAGTTCGTTTAGCAGCAGCAGAAATTTTACTGGAAACCTATCCTGATGAACCTGTAGGCGAATTTGCTGCCATTCGTTCAATTTTAGTAAGCGATCGCATTTTAGCTGAGTTAGCAGATTATTATGGTATTGAACGCTATCTTTTGCTCGGCACAAATGCAACAGGAAACCCCATCGGTAGGCAGTCTTGGTTAGCAGATGCGTTTGAAGCAGTTTTAGGCGCGTTATATCTTAGTACCCAAACAATGGAATTAGTTCGTCCTTGGTTGGATGACATTCTTAAACTTAAAGCAGAAGAAATTCGTTGCGATCCTGCACGCCAAAATTATAAAGATGCTCTGCAAGAATGGAGTCAAAGTAAATACAAAACTTTACCTCAATATCAAGTTCAAGAAAATCAAGTTAGTCAATCTTCTCAAGACAGATTTATCGCCGAAGTTTGGTTAAATAATTCTTGTTTAGGCAAAGGTGAAGGACGCACCAAGAAATTAGCACAACAAGCTGCTGCTAAAGAGGCTTTTTTAGCAGTAATTAAACAAAATTAG
- the bchI gene encoding magnesium chelatase ATPase subunit I, with product MSAILQAPPKTARVVFPFTAIVGQEEMKLALILNVIDPKIGGVMIMGDRGTGKSTTIRALADLLPEIEVVAGDPFNSDPKDPDLMSDEVKQKLEKQLPIEIVKKKVQMVDLPLGATEDRVCGTIDIEKALSEGVKAFEPGLLAKANRGILYVDEVNLLDDHLVDVLLDSAAGGWNTVEREGISIRHPARFVMVGSGNPEEGELRPQLLDRFGMHAEIHTVKEPSLRVQIVEQRAEFDSNPVAFCEKYQQQQEELQNKIVQAQQLLPEVKIDYDLRVKISEICSELDVDGLRGDIVTNRAAKAIAAFEGRTEVTVDDIRRVIVLCLRHRLRKDPLESIDSGYKVQKSVARVFGLEVEE from the coding sequence ATGAGTGCAATACTTCAAGCTCCTCCCAAAACTGCTCGCGTCGTATTTCCCTTCACTGCCATTGTTGGACAGGAAGAAATGAAATTAGCTTTAATTCTCAATGTGATCGATCCTAAAATTGGCGGTGTGATGATTATGGGCGATCGCGGAACAGGAAAATCAACCACGATTAGAGCTTTAGCCGATTTATTACCTGAAATCGAAGTTGTCGCTGGCGATCCTTTTAATAGTGACCCTAAAGACCCTGACTTAATGAGTGATGAGGTCAAACAAAAGTTAGAAAAACAACTTCCAATCGAGATTGTTAAAAAGAAAGTTCAAATGGTGGATTTACCCTTGGGTGCAACTGAAGACCGAGTTTGTGGCACGATTGATATTGAAAAAGCACTTTCTGAAGGGGTAAAAGCTTTTGAACCAGGATTATTAGCTAAAGCCAATCGAGGCATTCTTTATGTTGATGAAGTTAATCTCCTTGACGATCATTTAGTAGATGTTTTACTTGATTCGGCTGCTGGTGGTTGGAATACAGTTGAACGGGAAGGTATTTCGATTCGTCACCCTGCTAGATTTGTGATGGTTGGTTCGGGTAACCCAGAAGAAGGAGAGTTACGTCCTCAATTATTAGATCGTTTTGGAATGCACGCAGAGATCCACACGGTTAAAGAACCAAGTTTAAGAGTCCAGATTGTGGAACAAAGAGCAGAATTCGATAGTAATCCTGTGGCATTTTGTGAAAAATACCAACAACAGCAAGAAGAACTTCAAAATAAAATTGTTCAAGCTCAACAACTATTACCTGAAGTGAAAATTGATTACGATTTGCGGGTGAAAATTTCTGAGATTTGTTCAGAACTTGATGTCGATGGTTTACGAGGAGATATTGTAACTAATCGTGCAGCTAAAGCGATCGCAGCTTTTGAAGGTCGAACCGAAGTTACCGTTGATGATATTCGTAGAGTAATTGTTCTCTGTTTACGCCATCGACTTAGAAAAGATCCTTTAGAATCAATTGATTCTGGTTATAAAGTGCAAAAGTCTGTTGCTCGGGTATTCGGTCTAGAAGTAGAGGAATAA
- a CDS encoding DUF429 domain-containing protein gives MKFIGVDLGWSSGASGLCCLDWQNNQLQILDLTCLLETEKILAWIDNWVAPQEPALIAVDAPTIIPNQTGTRLADKLTHKYFGRYHAGCYPANLNRPFAQKTVGFGISLEQKGFLHAATITPQQLGRYQIEVFPHPATINLFGLTKILKYKKGKIAEKQIELIKLHRYITTVLPTLTPQLHLILNQTNSPLFPFIPDSIKGTQFKAIEDQLDSLLCAYIAAHWWYWGEERNLVLGNLDTGYIIVPAPHQNLTV, from the coding sequence ATGAAATTTATTGGTGTTGATTTAGGTTGGTCGTCTGGTGCTAGTGGTTTATGTTGTTTAGATTGGCAAAATAATCAATTACAGATATTAGACTTAACTTGTTTATTAGAAACAGAAAAAATATTAGCTTGGATTGATAATTGGGTTGCACCACAAGAACCAGCTTTAATAGCAGTAGATGCACCAACAATTATTCCTAATCAAACAGGAACAAGATTAGCAGATAAATTAACTCATAAATATTTTGGTCGTTATCATGCAGGTTGTTATCCCGCTAATTTAAATCGTCCGTTTGCTCAAAAAACTGTTGGCTTTGGGATAAGTTTAGAACAAAAAGGTTTTCTGCACGCAGCAACAATTACACCTCAACAATTAGGTAGATATCAAATCGAAGTTTTTCCTCATCCAGCAACAATTAATTTATTTGGTTTAACTAAAATTTTGAAATATAAAAAAGGAAAAATAGCTGAAAAACAAATAGAACTAATTAAATTGCATCGCTACATCACTACAGTCTTACCAACTTTAACTCCTCAACTTCACTTAATTTTAAATCAAACAAATTCTCCCCTATTCCCATTTATTCCTGACTCAATTAAGGGTACTCAATTCAAAGCGATCGAAGATCAGCTAGATAGCCTTCTTTGTGCTTATATTGCTGCTCATTGGTGGTACTGGGGAGAAGAACGTAACTTGGTTTTAGGTAATCTTGATACTGGTTATATTATTGTTCCTGCACCACATCAAAATTTAACCGTTTAA
- a CDS encoding DUF3611 family protein: protein MNRDSELSAYSSAPSNKIQKVSNNLKQLGRIGFWLQIVLGVVSTVLLLVAAASVFGNKEKTPGIELGIFCAFCGVILLAVGIFFSFRYIQIANKMQSADPARRPKKADTLTIIRYGLIVNLVGMLLSILGAEALSGIVLLKVITVPQSIGINVDPNRLVNAADLLIVQANTNTIAAHFTGIVTSLILLNRITK, encoded by the coding sequence ATGAACAGAGATTCTGAACTTAGTGCCTATTCTTCTGCTCCATCTAACAAAATTCAAAAAGTTTCCAATAATTTAAAGCAATTGGGCAGAATTGGCTTTTGGTTACAAATAGTATTAGGAGTGGTTTCTACTGTACTACTCTTAGTTGCTGCTGCTAGTGTATTTGGGAATAAAGAAAAAACTCCTGGGATTGAATTAGGAATATTTTGTGCTTTTTGTGGTGTCATTCTTTTGGCTGTAGGTATTTTCTTCTCTTTTCGCTACATCCAAATTGCCAATAAAATGCAAAGTGCCGATCCAGCTAGAAGACCAAAGAAAGCTGATACTCTCACGATTATTCGCTACGGCTTAATTGTAAATTTAGTAGGGATGTTGCTTTCAATTTTAGGTGCAGAAGCTTTATCGGGAATTGTTTTGCTCAAGGTTATTACCGTTCCTCAATCAATTGGGATTAACGTAGATCCTAATCGTTTAGTTAATGCAGCCGATTTGTTGATTGTTCAAGCTAATACTAATACGATCGCTGCACATTTTACTGGAATTGTCACCTCTTTGATTCTCTTAAATCGCATTACCAAATAA
- a CDS encoding DUF565 domain-containing protein, protein MQRTRLNSLVDVVGARIELLFSNPWRRFALSIISILFGFFMGSAIATTAGQDASWDVIGAALILFFTELLSNFVYRRPSRDRTETNLRRPLLVDVVNLFKIGLTYSLFLEAFKLGS, encoded by the coding sequence ATGCAACGTACTAGACTCAATAGCTTAGTAGATGTAGTCGGAGCAAGAATAGAACTTTTATTTAGTAATCCCTGGCGACGATTTGCATTGTCAATAATTAGTATTTTGTTTGGCTTTTTTATGGGTTCTGCGATCGCAACAACTGCTGGACAAGATGCTTCATGGGATGTAATTGGTGCTGCTCTGATATTATTTTTTACAGAATTACTGAGTAATTTCGTTTATCGTCGTCCTAGTCGTGACCGCACAGAAACTAATTTAAGAAGACCTTTATTGGTTGATGTGGTAAATCTATTCAAGATTGGTTTGACTTATAGTTTGTTTCTGGAAGCTTTCAAGCTTGGTTCTTAA
- a CDS encoding NB-ARC domain-containing protein yields MNKLNHKNVQLVNDLFSEANQSWDVNNLYKNLTKVKQVGAAKKVELTAVEKTILRGLLCGYSPQQIANEIHWTSGSLSVELTKGLYRYIETLTNRDLNTLKNWRDIVKWLEEAGYKTSQPQQDSLEELNISRFYGREEELQQLEEWIVEQRHRLILLSGMTGIGKTTLAAKLAKTIQPKFDYVFWKTIRHDSSLSSLLNNLLKFFTGNHQNHLSLTINEQISLLIRYLSCYRCLIIFDGLEAILEANKLAGFYQENYTNYSQFLKRIAEESHQSCLVITSQDEPADLFLLQQNPIKSLSIGSLGTAAKEIFREQGLAEPQLWQYLIIRYSGNPLVLKLIAAIIKDIFGGNISDFLGMKTEIDVMLPTLFKQLLSKQFERLSILEKQIMYCLATHRQSVTLKKLQEYIKPPVYLSDLTQALVSLKRRSLIEVSSLSNKSAFTLQPLVMKYVYRESQQLM; encoded by the coding sequence ATGAACAAATTAAATCACAAGAATGTCCAATTGGTTAATGATTTATTTTCAGAAGCTAACCAGAGTTGGGATGTAAACAACTTATATAAAAATCTAACTAAAGTAAAGCAAGTTGGTGCTGCTAAGAAAGTAGAATTAACTGCTGTTGAAAAAACAATTCTTCGTGGTTTATTGTGTGGCTATTCTCCTCAACAAATAGCTAATGAAATTCATTGGACATCTGGTTCTCTCAGTGTGGAATTAACTAAGGGATTGTATCGATATATTGAAACTTTAACCAATCGAGATTTAAATACCTTGAAAAATTGGAGAGATATAGTCAAATGGTTAGAAGAAGCAGGATATAAAACTTCTCAACCACAACAAGATTCATTAGAAGAGTTAAATATTTCTAGATTTTATGGCAGAGAAGAGGAATTACAACAACTAGAAGAATGGATTGTTGAGCAACGACACCGTCTTATTCTATTATCAGGTATGACGGGAATAGGTAAAACTACTTTAGCAGCTAAGTTAGCCAAAACAATTCAACCTAAGTTTGATTATGTTTTTTGGAAAACTATTCGCCATGATTCTTCTTTATCTTCACTTCTAAATAATTTACTAAAATTTTTTACGGGCAATCATCAAAATCATTTATCTTTAACAATCAATGAACAAATTTCTCTATTGATACGTTATTTATCTTGTTATAGATGTTTAATAATTTTTGATGGTTTAGAAGCTATTTTAGAAGCTAATAAATTGGCTGGTTTTTATCAAGAAAATTACACTAATTATAGTCAATTCTTGAAAAGAATAGCAGAAGAATCTCATCAAAGTTGTTTAGTTATTACGAGTCAGGATGAACCAGCAGATCTGTTTTTGTTACAGCAAAATCCGATTAAATCTTTATCAATAGGTAGTTTAGGAACAGCAGCAAAAGAAATATTTAGAGAGCAAGGTCTTGCTGAACCGCAATTATGGCAATACTTAATAATTCGCTATTCTGGTAATCCTCTGGTACTAAAGTTAATAGCAGCAATTATTAAAGATATTTTTGGTGGTAATATCTCTGATTTTTTAGGCATGAAAACAGAAATAGATGTGATGCTTCCCACCCTATTTAAACAACTATTGAGTAAACAGTTTGAACGTTTATCAATCTTGGAAAAACAGATTATGTACTGTTTAGCAACTCATCGCCAATCAGTTACTCTAAAAAAATTACAAGAGTATATTAAACCGCCAGTTTATTTATCAGATTTAACTCAAGCATTAGTTTCTTTAAAAAGGCGATCGCTTATTGAAGTTAGTTCTTTATCTAACAAAAGTGCCTTTACTTTACAACCTTTGGTAATGAAGTATGTTTATAGAGAAAGCCAACAACTAATGTGA